CCCGAGACGATCTACGTCGTCCCGATCAAGAGCGACTCGGAGCATTTCCCGCCCGAGGGGAAGCTGCGCGTCTACCGCAGCCGCACCGGCGGCAACGACTGGGAGCCGCTCACGAAGGGACTCCCCCAGCGCGACTGCTACGTCAACGTCCTGCGCGACGCGATGGCGACCGACACGCTCGACCCCTGCGGCGTCTACTTCGGGACGACCGGCGGCCAGGTCTACGCCTCCTCCGACGCGGGGGATTCCTGGGAGCCGATCGTGAGCCACCTGCCGGCCGTGCTGTCGGTCGAGGTGCAGACCCTCCCATGATCCGCATCGTGCTCCCCGCGCCGCTTCGCACCCTCGCGCGGATCGAGGGCGAGGTCCGGCTCTCGGTCGAAGGGGTCGTGACGCAGCGGACCGTGCTCGACGCCCTCGAGGCGGCGCACCCGGCGCTCCTCGGAACCACGCGCGATCCGTCCACGAAGAAGCGGCGCGCGTTCGTCCGGTTCTTCGCCTGCGGGCAGGACCTGTCCGACGTCTCCCCGGACGCCCCCCTCCCCGATCCGGTCGCCTCGGGGGCCGAGCCGTACCTCGTGGTCGGAGCGATCGCGGGAGGTTGACCCCCGCGGAGGTCCCCCCTACCATCGGCGAAACCAAAGGGGGACCCGATGGACTGCGCCACCCACGCCGGAGCTCCCGCGGTCGCGGCCTGCACCCGTTGCGAGCGTCCGATCTGCGACGCATGCCGCAAGCCGCTCGACGGTCGCCCGTACTGCGCGTCGTGCGTGCAGGAGTTGGAAGCGAGGCTCGCGGTCGCCGCACCCGCGGAGCCGAAGCCCGAAGCCCCGTCGCTCCAGCCGGAAGCGGGGCCGTCGCCCAAGGCGGTCGCCTACGCCGTCGCCGCGGGAATCCTCGGAGCGCTCGCCTGGTACGGGATCACGGAGGTGACGAGCCTGAAGGTCGGAATCGTCGCCATCGGCGTCGGATGGCTCGTGGGGCGGGCGGTGGTCCTCGGCGCCGGAGGCGGCGGGAAGGCGCTCGCTCTCGTCAGCCTCTTGATCGCCCTGATCGCCATGGCGCTCGGGGAATACCTGATCCTCAATCACGAGGTACGTGCGTTCCTCCTGGAGCGCGACGCCGGCGCGGATCCCGGCTGGTTCCTTTCCCCCGCGAAGCTGATGCCGATCTACGCCGACTCCTTCGGGATCCTCGATGCGGTCTTCTACGCCATCGGCGCGTGGGAGGCGTACCGCGGGCCCGCGAGACCGCAGGCGGGCCCTTGACCGACGACGCGGAGCATCTCGAGCGGCTCCGGCGCGAGCGCGAGGTCCGGGCCGCTCCCGCGCCGAGCCGCGCCCGCCGGGCGGGGCTCCTCGGTCTCGTCGCGATCGCGCTGGCGGTCCTCGGGAAGCTGAAGGGGGTGCTCGGGGCGCTGAAGTTCCTTTCGCTCGGCAAGGTGCTCACGACCGGCGGCACGATGGTGCTGTCGATCTGGGCCTACGCCTTCGCCTTCGGGCTTCCGTTCGCCGCCGGGTTCGTGCTTCTCATCTTCGTGCACGAGATGGGGCACGCCGTCTGGATCCGGCGTCACGGCCTGCGGGCGGGGGCCCCGGTGTTCATTCCCTTCGTCGGCGCGATGATCGCGCTGAAGGACCAGCCGCGCGACGCCGTCGTGGAGGCCGAGATCGCGATCGCCGGCCCGATCGCGGGAGGGCTCGCCGCCGCGGCCTGCTGGGGCCTCGGCTCGTGGACGGGGCGCCCGATCTTCCACGCGCTGGCCTACTCGGGTTTCTTCCTCAATCTCTTCAACTGCCTTCCGGTCTCTCCGCTCGACGGGGGGCGCGTCGCCGCGGCGATCTCGCGTTGGCTCTGGGTCGCGGGCCTCGCGGCGGCGGTGCCGCTCGCGTTGTGGTCGCTCCATCCGATCCTCATCGTCATCCTCGTGCTCGGCACGGTGCGCGCGATCAAGTCGTTCCGGGGCCCCGAACGGGAACAGGCCTACTACGCGATCCCGCCGCGGACCCGCTGGGCGATCGCGGGGGTGTATTTCTACGTCGTGGTCACCCTTGCCCTCGGGGCGGCGGTGCTGCATCGTGCTTCGACGGGATGAGCCCAGCCACGATCCGCCCGGCCCGAATCGAGGACGTCCCCGCGGCCTCCCGCCTCGCCGCGGCCCTCGTCCGCCAGCACCATGCCTTCGACCCCGATCGCTTCATGCTCGTGGAGCCGGTCGAGGAGGGGTACGCGCGGTTCCTGAGCACGCAGGTGGACCGCGAAGGGGTCGTGCTCCTCGTCGCCGAGCTCGACGGCACGGTCGTCGGGTACCTCCTCGGCGGGCTGGAGGGGCGCGACTGGATGCTGCTGCTCGACGATTGCGGGATGATCCACGACGTCTACGTGGACGCGTCGGCGCGCGGTCGAGGCATCGGCACGGCGATCGTCGAGGAGGCGGTCGCCCGGCTCGTCGCGATGGGGGTGCCCCGCGTCGTCCTCTCGACGGCGTGGCCGAACGAGGCGGCGCGGCGCCTGTTCGCGAAGCTCGGTTTCCGGGAGACGATGGTCGAAATGACGCGGGAGGCCGGTGGGTCCCACCACTCCGGCTAGGAGGTTCGCCATGGCCGCGAAGAAGATCCTCATGATCGTCGGCGACTTCGTCGAGGATTACGAGGCGATGGTCCCGTTCCAGATCCTCACGATGGTCGGCCACACCGTCGACACCGTCTGCCCGGGGAAGAAACCGGGGGACACGGTGAAAACCGCCGTCCACGACTTCCAGGGCGATCAGACCTACGTCGAGTACCCCGGCCACCGGTTCGCGATCCACGCGGACTTCGACGCCGTCGAGCCGGCGTCGTACGACGCGCTCGTGATCCCGGGGGGGCGCGCACCGGAGTACCTGCGGCTGAACCCGCGCGTCCTCGAGATCACCCGCCACTTCTTCGAGAAGGGGAAGCCGGTCGCGGCGATCTGTCACGGCCCGCAGATCCTCGCGGCGGCCGGGGTCCTGAAGGGGCGGCGCGCGATCGCCTATCCCGCGGTGGCCCCGGAGATCGTCGGCTGCGGCGGGTCGTTCGGCGAGGTCAACGCGACCGCGTCGAACGCGATGACGGACGGGAACCTGGTCACCGCCCCGGCGTGGCCCGCCCACCCGGCGTGGATGAAGCAGTTCCTGGCGCTGCTCGGCTCGACGGTGCAGGCCTGAGGCCGCGGGCTTGAACCGCAAGGCGCTCGCCTGGCTCTACGCGGAGCTGCCGATCCTCGTCCGCGACGGCGTCCTCTCCCCGGAAGGCGCCGAAGCGCTTCGCCGCCGGTACGGTCCGCTCGACGACCCGGGAGGCGGCCGCGTCCTGCGGATCGTGCTCGCCGCCTTCGGCGCGCTTCTGGTCGGGGGCGGCATCCTGCTGATCCTCGCGCACAACTGGGAGGACCTCTCCCGGCCCTTGCGGGCGGGGCTCGCGATCGGCCTCCTCCTCGCGGCGCAGGGGCTGGGGCTTCACACCTTCCTGCGGCGGCGCGACCAACCCGCGTGGGTGGAGGTCTCGGGCGCGTTCTGGCTGACGTCGGTCGGCGCGTGCATCGCGCTCGTCAGCCAGACCTACCACCTCGAGAGCGATCTCGAGTCCTTCTACCGGGTCTGGATGTGGCTCGTCCTCCCGGTGCCGTACCTCCTGGGGTCGCGCGTCGCGGCGATCGGCTTCTTCGCGCTCGTCGTCGCGCGGTCCTTCGAGTGGCACGGGTGGCGATCG
The sequence above is a segment of the Candidatus Polarisedimenticolaceae bacterium genome. Coding sequences within it:
- a CDS encoding MoaD/ThiS family protein, which codes for MIRIVLPAPLRTLARIEGEVRLSVEGVVTQRTVLDALEAAHPALLGTTRDPSTKKRRAFVRFFACGQDLSDVSPDAPLPDPVASGAEPYLVVGAIAGG
- a CDS encoding site-2 protease family protein, which translates into the protein MTDDAEHLERLRREREVRAAPAPSRARRAGLLGLVAIALAVLGKLKGVLGALKFLSLGKVLTTGGTMVLSIWAYAFAFGLPFAAGFVLLIFVHEMGHAVWIRRHGLRAGAPVFIPFVGAMIALKDQPRDAVVEAEIAIAGPIAGGLAAAACWGLGSWTGRPIFHALAYSGFFLNLFNCLPVSPLDGGRVAAAISRWLWVAGLAAAVPLALWSLHPILIVILVLGTVRAIKSFRGPEREQAYYAIPPRTRWAIAGVYFYVVVTLALGAAVLHRASTG
- a CDS encoding GNAT family N-acetyltransferase, producing MSPATIRPARIEDVPAASRLAAALVRQHHAFDPDRFMLVEPVEEGYARFLSTQVDREGVVLLVAELDGTVVGYLLGGLEGRDWMLLLDDCGMIHDVYVDASARGRGIGTAIVEEAVARLVAMGVPRVVLSTAWPNEAARRLFAKLGFRETMVEMTREAGGSHHSG
- a CDS encoding DJ-1/PfpI family protein, whose protein sequence is MAAKKILMIVGDFVEDYEAMVPFQILTMVGHTVDTVCPGKKPGDTVKTAVHDFQGDQTYVEYPGHRFAIHADFDAVEPASYDALVIPGGRAPEYLRLNPRVLEITRHFFEKGKPVAAICHGPQILAAAGVLKGRRAIAYPAVAPEIVGCGGSFGEVNATASNAMTDGNLVTAPAWPAHPAWMKQFLALLGSTVQA